The Xanthobacter flavus genome includes a window with the following:
- a CDS encoding IS110 family transposase gives MVYVGLDVSLNSVAVCVIDREGQILKEASVASEASAISQCLQPWRDRIAKIGLEAGPMSEWLTAGLAELGFPAISLEARQVKAALSAMPVKTDRNDARGIAQVVRAGWYKVVHVKSIGSQHARTLVAARKHLIRSIAASEQTLRGLLRPFGLKVGIVSRAGFASRVRDLVGNNAILAEVMAPLLAARDALMQEYQRLHRLVVQAVRNDPVCRLLTTMPGIGPVSALTFRATIDAPERFARSRSVGAYLGLTPRRYQSGEIDRTGRITKVGDGETRTALFEAANVILRPSTRWSPMKAWAVRIAQRQGSKRAKVALARKMAVVLHSMWRNGTEFRWTAAAA, from the coding sequence ATGGTGTACGTCGGCCTTGATGTCTCTTTGAACTCCGTAGCCGTCTGTGTCATCGACCGGGAAGGTCAAATCCTGAAGGAGGCGAGCGTGGCGTCGGAGGCGTCCGCCATCTCGCAGTGTCTCCAGCCTTGGCGGGATCGGATTGCGAAGATTGGGCTTGAGGCTGGGCCGATGTCGGAATGGCTGACTGCGGGTTTGGCGGAGCTTGGTTTTCCCGCCATCAGCCTGGAGGCGCGGCAGGTGAAGGCGGCGTTGTCGGCAATGCCCGTCAAGACCGATCGGAACGACGCGCGCGGCATTGCCCAGGTGGTCAGGGCTGGTTGGTACAAGGTCGTGCACGTGAAGAGCATCGGCAGCCAGCACGCGCGAACGTTGGTGGCGGCGCGCAAGCACCTGATCCGCTCCATTGCCGCGTCGGAGCAGACACTTCGCGGATTGCTCCGTCCCTTCGGCTTGAAGGTCGGCATCGTGTCGCGGGCCGGATTTGCCTCTCGTGTCCGAGATCTGGTTGGCAACAACGCCATCCTGGCTGAGGTGATGGCTCCCCTATTGGCAGCCCGGGACGCACTGATGCAGGAGTACCAGCGCCTTCATCGCCTGGTCGTCCAGGCTGTCCGGAATGATCCGGTCTGCCGCCTGTTGACGACCATGCCCGGAATCGGGCCGGTTTCCGCTCTGACGTTCAGAGCAACGATCGATGCGCCCGAGCGTTTCGCCCGCTCCCGGTCCGTCGGGGCTTATCTCGGGCTCACACCTCGGCGGTATCAATCGGGCGAGATCGATCGGACCGGACGGATCACCAAAGTGGGCGACGGGGAGACGCGAACTGCGCTGTTCGAGGCCGCCAACGTCATCCTGCGACCGAGCACACGCTGGTCACCGATGAAGGCCTGGGCGGTGCGCATTGCTCAGCGTCAGGGAAGTAAGCGGGCGAAGGTCGCTCTGGCTCGCAAGATGGCGGTCGTTCTTCACAGCATGTGGCGGAACGGCACGGAATTCCGATGGACTGCGGCCGCGGCGTGA
- the tnpB gene encoding IS66 family insertion sequence element accessory protein TnpB (TnpB, as the term is used for proteins encoded by IS66 family insertion elements, is considered an accessory protein, since TnpC, encoded by a neighboring gene, is a DDE family transposase.) — protein sequence MIGATGAVRVMVATKPVDFRNGAEGLAALVRETMGADPFSGTVYVFRAKRADRVKLVFWDGTGVVLVAKRLEDGEFRWPKIEDGTLQLTSTQLQALLEGLDWRRVHEAQRYDDTGRRQLKRPAGAWRI from the coding sequence GTGATCGGGGCGACCGGCGCGGTCCGGGTGATGGTGGCCACAAAACCCGTCGACTTCCGCAATGGGGCGGAGGGTCTGGCCGCCCTGGTGCGTGAGACCATGGGCGCCGATCCGTTCTCCGGCACCGTGTACGTGTTCCGGGCCAAGCGGGCAGACCGGGTGAAGCTGGTGTTCTGGGACGGCACCGGGGTCGTGCTGGTGGCGAAGCGGCTGGAGGATGGGGAGTTCCGCTGGCCGAAGATCGAGGATGGCACCCTGCAGCTGACCTCGACCCAGCTCCAGGCCCTGCTCGAGGGCCTGGACTGGCGGCGGGTGCATGAGGCACAGCGGTACGACGACACCGGTCGCCGCCAGTTGAAGAGGCCCGCAGGGGCTTGGCGAATATGA
- a CDS encoding O-antigen ligase family protein encodes MCVVSSGACQVAVSPRRNERKYSIADRLAFGLFLFMVLFAPIPDGSISFFWVAIWLSVVVLIVLLASYRNMGAGQFALLVGFGMVITAYGSVAWLQSISPGPAPMAIWSATSELLELDIAPLSGSIANSPLQFFGRPLLAILVLTGGMLFGADSRRADFLLRTVIFSACVLGLIGLVAMLMSVEEIRPFVQGNALTAFFINKNTTATYLGSAFLAALALLCSRATKRLREGRPFFRANRDAKGDFSLVFSALVLVLLLPLTLSRAGVALTALLAVGAVGSKLPLRGRTLGAAAVACVILLAFVFAFSGEAWHLRQTRLNVDADARWSAYGLIWRAILERPLMGYGLGSFASSFPQFRDETLEVGESFNIGHSTPLELAFEGGLPLAFFVVAFSALLAVVLLRAVIRRPGDPYVLAALLVGLLGALHSSVDFSLQVPGYLIVCLAIVGIGLGRAFLPKAEVVGQPVRRRRRRHHDESASGDVPLGSISAQMFATTCDASTRSTDSQWRSD; translated from the coding sequence ATGTGTGTTGTGAGCTCCGGCGCCTGCCAAGTTGCGGTTTCGCCCCGGCGGAACGAAAGAAAATATAGTATCGCGGATCGCCTTGCGTTTGGCTTATTTCTCTTCATGGTGCTTTTCGCGCCGATACCGGACGGCTCAATCTCGTTCTTTTGGGTAGCGATCTGGCTATCAGTTGTGGTGCTCATAGTCCTCCTAGCGAGTTATCGGAACATGGGGGCTGGGCAGTTCGCGCTGCTTGTTGGTTTTGGGATGGTAATTACCGCTTATGGTTCTGTCGCTTGGCTCCAGAGCATTTCTCCTGGTCCGGCGCCGATGGCGATCTGGTCCGCCACGTCGGAGCTTCTGGAGCTCGACATTGCACCCCTATCAGGGTCTATCGCGAATTCGCCACTACAATTTTTTGGGCGCCCTTTGCTCGCAATCTTAGTTCTCACAGGTGGGATGTTGTTCGGAGCGGATAGTCGCCGTGCTGATTTCCTCCTGAGGACGGTAATCTTTTCAGCATGTGTTCTCGGCCTCATTGGGCTTGTTGCCATGCTCATGTCGGTCGAAGAGATTAGGCCTTTTGTACAGGGCAATGCATTAACAGCCTTTTTTATTAACAAGAACACGACGGCAACATATCTAGGCTCCGCCTTCCTCGCAGCATTGGCGCTATTGTGCTCACGAGCGACGAAGCGATTGCGGGAAGGGCGCCCGTTTTTCAGAGCAAATAGGGATGCTAAAGGGGACTTTTCCCTTGTTTTCAGCGCATTGGTGCTCGTTCTATTGCTGCCTCTGACCTTATCACGTGCTGGTGTAGCGTTAACGGCCCTACTCGCGGTAGGAGCTGTCGGTTCGAAATTGCCACTTCGTGGACGTACATTGGGTGCTGCGGCGGTAGCCTGCGTTATCCTTCTGGCATTTGTGTTCGCGTTCTCAGGCGAAGCGTGGCATCTGCGCCAAACGCGATTAAACGTCGACGCAGATGCCCGCTGGTCGGCCTACGGGCTAATATGGCGTGCAATTTTGGAACGGCCGCTGATGGGCTATGGTCTGGGCAGTTTTGCGTCGAGCTTTCCCCAGTTTCGCGATGAGACTTTAGAGGTGGGTGAAAGCTTCAATATCGGGCATAGCACCCCTCTGGAGCTTGCATTCGAAGGCGGACTTCCTCTCGCTTTTTTTGTAGTAGCGTTCTCCGCTTTGCTGGCGGTCGTTTTGCTGCGCGCGGTGATCCGGCGGCCCGGCGATCCCTACGTGTTAGCTGCCCTCCTTGTTGGCCTTCTTGGCGCGTTGCATTCCAGCGTAGATTTTTCACTTCAGGTACCAGGTTATCTTATTGTGTGTCTCGCGATAGTCGGGATCGGGCTTGGGCGGGCCTTTTTACCAAAGGCAGAAGTCGTTGGGCAGCCGGTGCGCCGCCGACGGCGCCGCCACCACGACGAAAGCGCAAGCGGAGATGTCCCATTAGGGTCGATTTCGGCTCAGATGTTTGCCACGACATGCGACGCCTCAACACGATCCACGGATTCGCAGTGGCGCTCGGACTGA
- a CDS encoding IS3 family transposase (programmed frameshift) gives MTTPDRIQKQIIGILKEHEAGVPVSDLCRKHGVSDASIYKWKARFGGMDVSEAKRLRALEDENAKLKRMLADAMLDNVALKDLPGKEVVTSAAERRAVAHLMEAHGMSERRACKATGFCRMTMRYEATRGNDASLRERMKAIARERRRFGYRRLHVLLRREGFRVNHKRLFRLYREERLMVRRRGGRKRAIGTRAPMMIPLRPNERWSLDFVADQMTDGRRFRMLAIVDDCTRECLALVADTSLSGVRVARELDRLLAERGRPKMIVSDNGSEFTSNAILAWTDAARVEWHYIAPGKPMQNGFIESFNGRLRDELLNETLFSSLSQARAALGRWQVDYNTDRPHSKLGWQTPSAFASTFHPRRDQTLRNMNGSASAPAAQHARQGKSNRQNELTAG, from the exons TTGACGACACCGGACCGAATACAGAAGCAGATCATCGGCATCCTGAAGGAGCACGAGGCCGGGGTGCCGGTCTCGGACCTGTGTCGCAAGCACGGGGTTAGCGACGCCAGCATCTACAAGTGGAAGGCGCGTTTCGGCGGGATGGACGTATCGGAGGCCAAGCGGCTGCGGGCGCTCGAGGACGAGAACGCCAAGCTGAAGCGCATGCTCGCCGACGCCATGCTGGACAACGTCGCACTGAAGGATCTCC CTGGGAAAGAAGTGGTGACGTCCGCTGCCGAGCGCAGGGCTGTCGCCCACCTCATGGAAGCCCATGGGATGAGCGAACGGCGGGCGTGTAAAGCCACCGGCTTCTGCCGCATGACCATGAGATACGAAGCCACGCGCGGGAATGACGCCTCGCTGCGTGAGCGGATGAAGGCCATCGCCCGGGAGCGACGGCGGTTCGGCTATCGCCGTCTCCACGTCCTGCTCAGGCGGGAGGGCTTCCGGGTCAACCACAAGCGGCTGTTCCGGCTCTACCGTGAGGAACGGCTGATGGTCCGCCGGCGCGGCGGCCGCAAGCGGGCGATCGGGACACGGGCGCCGATGATGATCCCGCTGCGGCCGAACGAGCGCTGGTCGCTCGACTTCGTCGCCGACCAGATGACCGATGGCCGGCGCTTCCGGATGCTGGCCATCGTGGACGACTGCACTCGCGAGTGCCTGGCGCTGGTGGCGGACACGTCGCTGTCCGGGGTCAGGGTCGCTCGCGAACTCGACAGGCTTCTGGCAGAGCGCGGCCGGCCCAAGATGATCGTCAGCGATAATGGCAGCGAGTTCACCTCCAATGCCATTCTGGCCTGGACCGACGCGGCCCGGGTCGAGTGGCACTACATCGCGCCCGGCAAGCCGATGCAGAATGGCTTCATCGAGAGCTTCAACGGCCGCCTGCGGGACGAGTTGTTGAACGAGACGCTGTTCTCCAGCCTGTCTCAGGCCAGAGCCGCTCTCGGCCGGTGGCAGGTCGATTACAACACCGACCGGCCGCACTCGAAGCTCGGATGGCAGACGCCAAGCGCCTTCGCCTCGACGTTCCACCCGCGGCGGGATCAGACGCTCCGCAACATGAACGGCTCCGCATCTGCCCCCGCCGCCCAGCACGCCCGACAGGGCAAATCCAACCGCCAGAACGAACTCACCGCTGGATAG
- a CDS encoding polysaccharide biosynthesis tyrosine autokinase, whose protein sequence is MLRIDGTTGGSSLNIQNEAGATATFLFQVLRRQKWVIGGIVAVFVGLATLYCVIATPKYTASAELLIDTQQNRGLDVLPQLSGILDSGMVESQVQILLSERIAKAVIKELKFVEQAKERREQSQESLVARTLGMVLPFLFKPQVMSDFEIERQQIGSFLRELKVKRIAPSYVINIDFRSPDPAMAADVANQVAESYIIDQLESKYQATRRASVWLQDRINELRDQALAADRAVQDFKAKNNIIDTTRGLVSDQQLSELNTQLVTARTAVAEAQARYDRVASIVKQGGISGTSDEAVSDVLSNEVISKLRSQYLDAVKREADWSKRYGPDHVAVANLRSEIRGLQRALFTELSRIAETYKSDLEIAMAREGSLSKSLEGLVNQAKITGRAQVELRELESNAQSYRALYDNFLQRFMQATQQQSFPMTEARVITDASAPLSPSEPKTALIIGGSLVFGLLMGVSMGVWRERMNRSFRVPADVERYLGLDCLGVLPLVPSAAGPVAGQSAFDSSVGIFRQVVTDPFSRFAETLRAVKVSADVSIFGQSVRAIGIVSTLPKEGKSTVSANLAQLVAHSGQRCILIDGDLRNPSLTRRIAPKATKGLLELLLGQATFEEVAVVDPLTNLKFIPAAVPGEISHTNEILASEKMATLLDRLRQMTDYIVIDFPPMAPVVDVMASTRLVDGYVYVLDWGSSHRDLAVHTLRNAPKVYEKILGCLLNKVDVKAMKSLEDYGSKYYYHKYYANYGRDR, encoded by the coding sequence ATGCTTCGCATCGATGGGACGACTGGGGGTTCCTCCCTGAACATCCAGAATGAAGCTGGGGCTACTGCCACATTTCTGTTTCAGGTTTTGCGACGGCAAAAATGGGTAATTGGTGGCATTGTCGCAGTGTTCGTCGGATTGGCGACCCTCTATTGCGTGATCGCCACCCCTAAGTATACAGCCTCGGCGGAGCTACTGATCGACACCCAGCAGAATCGTGGTCTCGACGTCCTGCCTCAGTTGAGCGGAATACTCGACTCCGGCATGGTGGAAAGTCAGGTCCAGATATTGCTGTCCGAGCGCATCGCGAAGGCGGTAATAAAAGAACTGAAGTTTGTCGAGCAGGCAAAGGAGCGTCGGGAGCAGTCGCAAGAATCATTGGTCGCCCGCACGCTCGGTATGGTTCTGCCATTCTTGTTTAAGCCCCAGGTGATGAGTGACTTCGAGATTGAGCGTCAGCAGATCGGGAGCTTTCTCAGGGAGCTGAAGGTCAAGCGCATAGCGCCGTCATACGTAATTAATATTGACTTCCGCTCGCCAGACCCTGCTATGGCTGCAGACGTTGCGAATCAGGTTGCGGAATCCTACATCATCGACCAGCTCGAGTCGAAATACCAAGCAACACGCCGCGCGAGTGTGTGGTTGCAGGATCGTATTAACGAACTGCGCGACCAGGCTTTGGCTGCCGACCGGGCGGTGCAGGATTTTAAGGCGAAAAACAACATCATCGACACGACCCGAGGCTTGGTGTCCGACCAGCAGCTATCGGAGCTGAATACTCAGCTGGTGACCGCCCGCACAGCTGTTGCTGAGGCACAGGCGCGATACGATCGTGTGGCTAGCATTGTGAAGCAGGGCGGCATCAGTGGAACGAGCGATGAAGCCGTTTCTGATGTCCTGAGCAATGAGGTAATCAGCAAGCTTCGCTCGCAATATCTCGATGCGGTGAAACGCGAGGCGGACTGGTCAAAACGCTATGGTCCCGACCATGTTGCGGTCGCCAATCTCCGCTCGGAGATTAGGGGCCTGCAGCGAGCGCTCTTCACTGAGCTGTCGCGCATCGCCGAGACCTACAAGTCAGACCTTGAGATCGCCATGGCACGCGAGGGAAGCCTGTCTAAGAGTTTGGAAGGTCTGGTCAATCAAGCCAAAATCACGGGTCGGGCGCAGGTTGAGCTGCGGGAGCTGGAGAGTAACGCTCAGTCCTATCGCGCGCTTTATGACAACTTTTTGCAACGTTTTATGCAGGCGACGCAGCAGCAGTCTTTCCCGATGACCGAAGCCCGGGTGATCACCGATGCTTCAGCGCCTCTCTCACCTTCCGAGCCTAAGACGGCACTAATAATCGGCGGGAGTCTGGTGTTCGGGCTTCTGATGGGCGTCAGCATGGGTGTCTGGCGTGAGCGGATGAATCGCTCCTTTCGGGTGCCTGCGGATGTTGAGCGCTACTTGGGCCTCGACTGCCTCGGAGTGCTGCCCCTGGTACCCAGTGCTGCGGGGCCCGTTGCTGGCCAGAGTGCGTTCGACAGCTCCGTCGGCATCTTCCGACAGGTCGTCACCGATCCGTTCTCGCGCTTCGCAGAGACGCTGCGGGCCGTGAAGGTGAGCGCGGACGTGTCCATCTTCGGCCAGTCGGTGCGCGCAATTGGCATCGTGTCAACTCTGCCCAAAGAAGGCAAATCGACAGTCTCCGCAAATTTAGCGCAACTCGTTGCGCACAGCGGACAACGCTGCATCTTGATCGATGGAGATTTACGCAATCCTTCGCTCACGCGACGCATCGCCCCCAAGGCCACGAAAGGCCTGCTGGAACTCCTACTTGGGCAGGCGACCTTCGAGGAAGTGGCGGTCGTCGACCCGCTAACAAATCTCAAATTTATTCCGGCGGCCGTGCCGGGCGAGATCTCGCATACGAACGAGATTCTCGCGTCGGAAAAGATGGCCACCTTGCTCGACCGGTTGCGGCAGATGACGGACTACATCGTAATCGACTTTCCGCCCATGGCGCCGGTGGTCGATGTTATGGCGTCGACGCGACTAGTAGATGGATACGTCTATGTGTTGGACTGGGGCAGTTCTCATCGGGACCTCGCGGTCCATACCCTGCGGAACGCACCAAAGGTCTACGAGAAGATTCTAGGCTGCTTGCTCAACAAGGTCGATGTCAAGGCAATGAAGAGCCTTGAAGACTATGGTAGCAAGTATTATTATCATAAATACTATGCTAACTATGGTCGGGATCGGTAA
- a CDS encoding oligosaccharide repeat unit polymerase, whose product MRRLDQNSGSIESRTARRGSDAFSFIYSLISPVRILTATWLVSASVYVYLTKLRGDMPYFEYLVSAENLRDESSFLSYAILGINFGLFVLGAKMFDLSAPARGVGGGVGRDEASYSPDIRRLVLFSCFTMAVALLWVGGAIMTVGGVAQLADLAASENMAARDVLRNASFPGGRLISFGFIGLATISAAYVVHAKAANQRRVLTGILIVSLTYLGVMPLLMSGRITFFVACIGSYIAATLSARRLIGLRYLTIGVPILLGVWTAKQYITLGHLAAAQTSSVSDQAIDGLLFYIYNDFLNAVNAPELLDGAMTFGWFSFRFVFFFTFTDKIFYNFIDESMLSVGQWRTAGEVPFLMAPFVDFWLFGSLVLVIFGVFCQLAYRRSMFSVRWASIYGLLCGGLIMTTHSSFITSQELVYSLLIVYIVSRPSGMASVVRPAPRRHLFRSR is encoded by the coding sequence ATGAGGCGGCTTGATCAGAATAGCGGAAGTATCGAATCGCGAACAGCAAGGCGCGGCTCCGATGCATTTTCATTCATTTATTCGCTTATTTCCCCCGTTCGTATTTTGACAGCGACGTGGCTGGTATCGGCTTCAGTATACGTTTATTTAACGAAGCTCCGGGGCGATATGCCCTATTTCGAATACTTGGTTTCCGCTGAAAATTTGCGCGACGAGTCGAGTTTCCTCTCTTATGCGATCCTTGGTATAAATTTTGGATTGTTTGTTCTCGGTGCCAAGATGTTTGATTTATCCGCTCCAGCCAGAGGAGTGGGTGGGGGCGTGGGTCGCGATGAAGCCAGCTACAGCCCAGACATCAGGCGGCTCGTTCTTTTCTCTTGCTTTACGATGGCCGTCGCTCTGCTTTGGGTCGGGGGAGCCATAATGACAGTGGGGGGAGTTGCGCAGCTAGCAGACCTCGCGGCTAGCGAGAATATGGCTGCTCGAGATGTGTTACGCAATGCATCGTTTCCAGGTGGGCGCCTTATCAGCTTTGGATTTATCGGCCTTGCGACGATTAGCGCTGCGTATGTTGTTCATGCGAAAGCCGCAAACCAACGGAGGGTGCTGACGGGCATTTTGATTGTTTCGCTTACCTATCTTGGAGTAATGCCGCTGTTGATGTCGGGGCGCATTACCTTTTTCGTTGCATGCATCGGCTCATATATTGCTGCAACTCTTTCCGCCCGACGCCTGATCGGGCTGAGATATTTGACTATTGGCGTTCCAATTCTGCTCGGCGTGTGGACTGCTAAACAATATATAACGCTAGGTCATTTGGCGGCTGCACAGACGAGTTCAGTGTCAGATCAGGCCATCGACGGTCTTTTATTTTATATATATAATGACTTTTTAAACGCCGTCAATGCACCCGAGCTGCTTGATGGCGCGATGACATTCGGCTGGTTTTCCTTCCGATTTGTATTTTTCTTCACCTTTACCGATAAGATATTTTATAATTTTATTGATGAATCAATGCTTTCGGTGGGTCAGTGGCGGACAGCCGGTGAGGTTCCGTTTCTAATGGCGCCTTTCGTTGATTTTTGGTTATTTGGTAGTCTGGTGCTCGTTATTTTTGGGGTTTTCTGCCAGCTCGCGTATAGGCGTTCGATGTTTAGTGTTCGGTGGGCGTCCATCTATGGACTATTATGTGGAGGCCTAATTATGACTACCCATTCGTCATTTATTACAAGCCAAGAATTGGTTTATAGCCTGTTGATTGTGTATATTGTATCAAGGCCGAGCGGAATGGCGTCGGTTGTCCGCCCTGCTCCGCGGCGCCATCTATTCCGCTCCCGCTAA
- a CDS encoding undecaprenyl-phosphate glucose phosphotransferase — translation MSLSTDNLRIDQASGVRGSGTVARFDYASVPPLFMLTDVALILGLSVLVDFFFSTQSSAGFEITRPLGIGILAAVAFVLTNISGGLYKPWRMVRLVEETRAALVNWTFAIFLVATVIFCLKVGDSTSRLSTGIFSVLGFVALPASRWALGIWLRRAIRTGAVRGRPSMLVGDAAELDKVVPAQMLMRLGLDEVRRFGLSTPAPGRDGGAFTPADVEALKSALQFARQNRIEEIVLAMPWSDIERLDAVRAKLRSVPLPVKLLPDEVISELLDAPRVDFGVSIAIEVQRAPLSRFELAQKRSLDLMVASVAMLLLLPLFTIIAIAIKLDSRGPVIFRQRRNGFGGREFTIFKFRSMTVMEDGSKVVQAQRHDKRVTRVGRFLRASSLDELPQLLNVLLGQMSIVGPRPHAIAHDDEYSKLISGYAFRHHVKPGITGWAQVQGLRGETPELGLMERRIEMDLWYINNWSVWLDLRIILRTFLEVFRNDAY, via the coding sequence ATGTCGCTGTCCACGGACAATCTGCGAATCGACCAGGCAAGCGGAGTCCGGGGCTCCGGAACCGTTGCCCGGTTCGACTACGCCTCCGTACCCCCTCTTTTCATGCTGACCGACGTGGCGCTGATCCTCGGGCTCAGCGTTCTCGTCGATTTCTTCTTCTCCACCCAGTCCAGCGCGGGGTTCGAGATCACGCGGCCGCTGGGCATCGGCATTCTCGCGGCCGTGGCCTTCGTGCTGACCAACATTTCCGGCGGCCTCTACAAGCCGTGGCGGATGGTCCGGCTCGTCGAGGAAACCCGCGCGGCCTTGGTGAACTGGACCTTCGCGATCTTCCTGGTTGCCACCGTCATATTCTGTCTCAAGGTGGGCGACTCTACCTCTCGCCTGTCCACCGGCATCTTTTCCGTACTCGGCTTCGTCGCCCTGCCCGCTTCCCGGTGGGCGTTGGGTATCTGGCTGCGCCGCGCGATCCGCACCGGCGCCGTGCGCGGCCGCCCGTCGATGCTGGTCGGTGACGCCGCTGAATTGGATAAGGTGGTGCCGGCCCAGATGCTGATGCGTCTCGGCCTGGATGAGGTGCGGCGTTTCGGTCTGTCTACTCCGGCGCCGGGCCGCGACGGCGGCGCGTTCACGCCCGCAGACGTGGAGGCGCTCAAGAGTGCACTGCAGTTCGCTCGCCAGAACCGCATCGAGGAAATCGTCCTCGCCATGCCGTGGAGCGACATCGAGCGCCTCGATGCCGTCCGCGCCAAGCTGCGCTCCGTGCCGCTGCCGGTGAAGCTTCTGCCCGACGAGGTGATCAGCGAGCTTCTTGATGCGCCGCGCGTGGATTTCGGCGTCTCCATCGCGATCGAGGTTCAGCGTGCGCCGCTCTCGCGCTTCGAGCTGGCGCAGAAGCGGTCGCTCGATCTCATGGTCGCCAGCGTTGCGATGCTGCTCCTTCTGCCCTTGTTCACCATCATCGCGATCGCGATCAAGCTGGACAGCCGTGGACCGGTCATCTTCCGCCAGCGCCGCAACGGCTTCGGCGGACGGGAATTCACGATCTTCAAGTTTAGGTCCATGACCGTGATGGAAGACGGCTCCAAGGTCGTCCAGGCGCAGCGGCACGACAAGCGCGTGACGCGGGTGGGACGCTTCCTGCGCGCCTCCAGCCTCGATGAGTTGCCGCAGCTGCTGAATGTTCTGCTCGGACAGATGTCCATCGTCGGTCCGCGGCCCCATGCCATTGCGCACGATGACGAATATTCCAAGCTGATTTCCGGTTACGCGTTCCGGCACCATGTCAAACCCGGCATCACGGGCTGGGCCCAGGTTCAGGGTCTGCGTGGGGAAACGCCGGAACTGGGTCTCATGGAACGCCGCATTGAGATGGACCTCTGGTACATCAACAATTGGTCGGTATGGCTCGACCTCAGGATCATCCTGCGGACCTTCCTCGAGGTCTTCCGCAATGACGCCTATTGA
- a CDS encoding transposase, whose amino-acid sequence MGRRRWTADDRARILEETLAPGAVVSAVAHRHGLSPQQLFTWRRERAR is encoded by the coding sequence ATGGGGCGCCGACGCTGGACGGCGGACGACCGGGCGCGGATCCTGGAAGAGACGCTCGCTCCCGGCGCCGTGGTGTCCGCGGTTGCTCACCGCCACGGCCTGTCACCGCAGCAGCTGTTCACCTGGCGACGGGAACGAGCGAGATGA
- a CDS encoding acyltransferase family protein, protein MTKKADGQLPAIQYLRAAAALLVAIAHASEEAKYFFGFTPWVQTEAFGKGVDLFFVISGFIIYLSSIKLSDSPTPFMTFAKNRFIRVVPLYYISTALMVVVVVFFPGGVKEARFDIWQIITSFTFIPYARALDGRMAPILSLGWTLNYEMFFYCLFSLCLLMPRRYVGFLAVAIIITLAILGILVPKGASAPVRFWTHNIIIEFAFGIVIAMAYERYGRIKANLYVSVTLISVGFILLYYLNTPPRPIELPRFISAGVPAAIITLSVVLLFPAKAEARLPRIGVALGDSSYSLYLTHRFVQRPIQILTTKLSPFGAEHNGGFYLIVAVIGAVITGQVVFMTIERPLLKWMRMKMIRGRVPQGAE, encoded by the coding sequence TTGACCAAGAAAGCAGATGGGCAGCTTCCGGCGATCCAATACCTTCGCGCGGCCGCCGCCTTGCTTGTTGCGATTGCCCACGCATCTGAAGAAGCGAAGTACTTCTTTGGATTTACGCCCTGGGTTCAGACCGAAGCCTTTGGAAAGGGCGTAGACTTGTTTTTCGTTATTAGCGGATTTATTATTTATTTATCAAGTATTAAGCTTTCTGACTCGCCCACTCCGTTTATGACGTTTGCAAAGAACCGATTTATTCGAGTTGTTCCGCTTTACTATATTTCAACCGCTTTGATGGTTGTTGTGGTCGTATTCTTTCCAGGCGGAGTGAAGGAAGCCAGGTTTGATATTTGGCAAATCATCACGTCATTTACCTTTATCCCATATGCAAGGGCGCTGGATGGCCGCATGGCGCCGATTTTGTCTTTAGGGTGGACGTTGAATTACGAGATGTTTTTCTATTGTCTATTTTCCTTGTGCTTGCTTATGCCGCGACGCTACGTCGGTTTTCTGGCCGTGGCGATCATTATCACTCTAGCCATTCTCGGGATTCTGGTGCCGAAGGGGGCGTCTGCCCCTGTTAGATTCTGGACGCATAATATTATCATCGAATTCGCGTTTGGAATTGTTATTGCTATGGCATATGAAAGGTATGGGCGGATAAAAGCAAACTTGTATGTTTCAGTCACGTTAATTTCAGTCGGATTTATCCTTCTATACTATTTAAATACGCCGCCTCGGCCGATTGAGTTGCCTAGATTTATTTCGGCAGGTGTGCCGGCTGCAATTATAACGCTGTCAGTGGTGTTATTGTTTCCAGCAAAGGCGGAGGCACGTCTTCCTCGTATTGGCGTTGCGCTTGGCGATAGTTCGTATTCTCTTTATCTCACCCATAGGTTCGTTCAGCGGCCAATCCAAATTCTGACGACGAAGCTATCTCCGTTTGGCGCGGAGCATAATGGCGGGTTTTATCTTATAGTTGCCGTTATAGGTGCGGTGATTACCGGACAGGTGGTATTTATGACTATTGAGCGGCCGCTCCTTAAATGGATGCGAATGAAGATGATCAGGGGGCGAGTTCCCCAAGGCGCGGAGTGA